The genome window GGCCATCTTCATCAACCAGCTGCGTGAGAAGATCGGTGTCTTCTTCGGAAGCCCTGAGACAACAACCGGTGGTAAGGCACTGAAGTTCTACGCATCGGTGCGCATTGATGTGCGCCGAATCGAGACGCTCAAGGAAGGCACCAACCCGGTAGGAAACCGGACACGCGCGAAGATCGTCAAGAACAAGATGGCGCCGCCGTTCAAGCAGGCGGAATTCGACATCCTCTACGGCTATGGAATCTCCCGTGAGGGTGGTTTGATCGACGTCGGGGTGGAGAACGGGCTTGTCAAGAAGTCGGGTGCATGGTTCACCTACGACGGCGACCAGTTGGGTCAGGGCAAGGAGAACGCCCGCAAGTTCCTGATAGACAACCCTGACCTCGCCGATGAGCTGGAGCAGCGGATTCGAGAGAAACTGGGTGTCGGTGGAGCCGGAGAAGAGGCTGCGCAGCCACAGGACGGGCCCAAGTTGAAAGCTGTCGGCACCGAGGGTCGCTAGTTTTCCATGCAGGAAAGCTTTGAAACGCCGCTCCCCGGTGCATCCAGCCGAGGTGCCCGGGAGGGGCGTACTTCCAGACGACGGGGATCTGCCGGGCCCACGCCTGGCTCCGCCGCAGACCAGACCCCAGAGGCGGACCCGCACGAGGTCGCGCGCTCGATTGTGCTGCGGCAACTCTCCATGGCCCCTCGCAGCCGCCATCAACTCCACGTGAAGCTCCTCGAACGCGGTGTTCCGGAGGAGGTGGCCGTTCAGGTACTGGACCGTTATGAAGAGGTCCAGCTGGTGGACGACGCTGAATTTGCTCGGATGTGGGTTCGGAGCCGCGCCCAGACCCGTTCCTTGGCGAGGTCGGCGATCAAACGGGAATTGGCTGAGAAGGGGATTACCGGAGACCTCGCCGAGGACGCCCTCTCCCAGCGCACCGACGAGGATGAACGGGATGCAGCAGAACAACTGGTGCGGCGGAAGCTGCGGCCGCTCGCCGACCCGTCCGACCCGGTTGAACGCGACAAGCAGGTACGCCGCCTGGTGTCCATGCTTGCGCGCAAGGGCTACGGACCGTCTGTCTCCTTCGCCATCGTCAAGGACATCCTCGACTCCGACTGAAGCCCCCGCCTGCCGGTGCCGGCATTGGATTGGGGCAGCAGGCGGTGGGCCGTACCCTTAATGGGTGAGTTCCACCATTGCTTCCTCCTCCTTGACCGTGCCGCTGGCCCCCGCTTCAACCGTTGCTCGCACGTATGAAGTGCGTACTTTCGGCTGCCAGATGAACGTGCACGACTCCGAACGCATTGCGGGCCTGCTGGAGGGCGCCGGCTATAGCGAGGCAGCACAGGGCGCGCAGGCCGACGTCGTTGTGTTCAATACGTGCGCCGTGCGGGAAAACGCAGACAACAAGCTCTACGGGAACCTCGGCCA of Arthrobacter sp. JZ12 contains these proteins:
- a CDS encoding regulatory protein RecX encodes the protein MQESFETPLPGASSRGAREGRTSRRRGSAGPTPGSAADQTPEADPHEVARSIVLRQLSMAPRSRHQLHVKLLERGVPEEVAVQVLDRYEEVQLVDDAEFARMWVRSRAQTRSLARSAIKRELAEKGITGDLAEDALSQRTDEDERDAAEQLVRRKLRPLADPSDPVERDKQVRRLVSMLARKGYGPSVSFAIVKDILDSD